From Schistocerca americana isolate TAMUIC-IGC-003095 chromosome 9, iqSchAmer2.1, whole genome shotgun sequence, the proteins below share one genomic window:
- the LOC124551124 gene encoding modifier of mdg4-like isoform X7, which translates to MDQSNNVHLRWNKHQSTLVSVFDALLDNEKLTDCTISAQGQHLRAHKIILSACSPYFEELFTKNYEKHPIIILHDVKYAVVKALMDFMYRGEVNIPHEELSCVLKLSESLQVRGLSGSGCVDDANVQKGRGSNGPSVPPETQQSEPASVSHFTSDQTELNDKVQSFRRCSPVVSLQDLGTRELDSDYKSIEKYGTSINHFGSDRSKGQNVLQEVITPDLDSVHQLPSQRQVLPIMSNSTSETLFSPIPSQSVCNELQSPSAEMAVTENEQFIMPEAVLADNRTADMTTHQLEEVPIEIKSEILETHMEIVEDLTADDNDYPGDDDYRDDCDGAEVDNAEVRRVSEGLKYEENFCTRGTNHIHSIFGLADLSSMTSTTSQTVSRKRFSCHSCGKSYQHPQGLWRHMKLQCGKEPQFQCSHCDYRFTRGDNLKRHMAARHYHLQKK; encoded by the coding sequence ATGGACCAGAGCAACAATGTTCATTTGAGGTGGAATAAGCACCAGTCTACTTTGGTGTCTGTTTTTGATGCTCTGTTGGACAATGAGAAATTAACAGACTGCACAATTAGTGCACAGGGGCAGCATTTAAGAGCACATAAAATAATTCTTTCAGCATGTAGTCCATATTTTGAGGAACTGTTCACTAAAAACTATGAGAAGCATCCTATTATCATACTGCATGATGTAAAGTATGCCGTGGTGAAGGCATTGATGGATTTTATGTACCGTGGCGAAGTAAATATACCACATGAGGAGCTTAGTTGTGTTCTGAAGTTGTCAGAGTCCCTTCAGGTAAGGGGGCTGTCTGGCAGTGGATGTGTGGATGACGCCAACGTACAGAAAGGCAGAGGAAGCAATGGACCGTCAGTACCTCCAGAAACTCAGCAATCTGAACCTGCTTCTGTATCACACTTTACCTCAGACCAGACAGAGCTAAATGATAAGGTACAGTCATTTAGAAGATGCTCTCCAGTTGTGTCCTTGCAGGACTTAGGTACGAGGGAATTAGATTCTGATTATAAATCCATCGAAAAgtacggaacaagtattaatcaTTTTGGTTCTGATAGGAGTAAAGGCCAAAATGTGCTTCAAGAGGTCATCACTCCTGACCTTGATAGTGTGCATCAGCTTCCATCTCAAAGACAAGTACTGCCCATAATGAGTAACTCAACTTCTGAAACACTTTTCAGTCCAATTCCTTCTCAGTCTGTGTGCAATGAGTTGCAAAGCCCCAGTGCTGAAATGGCTGTTACAGAAAATGAACAGTTCATAATGCCAGAAGCAGTATTAGCAGACAATAGGACAGCGGATATGACTACACACCAACTGGAGGAGGTACCAATAGAAATAAAATCTGAGATCCTTGAGACTCATATGGAAATTGTGGAAGATCTTACTGCCGATGACAACGATTATCCTGGCGATGATGATTATCGTGATGATTGTGACGGTGCTGAAGTTGACAATGCAGAAGTCAGGAGAGTAAGTGAAGGTCTTAAATATGAAGAGAACTTTTGTACTCGAGGAACTAACCATATACATTCGATATTTGGCCTTGCTGATTTGAGTAGCATGACTTCGACAACATCCCAGACGGTATCGCGTAAACGGTTTAGTTGTCATTCTTGTGGGAAGTCGTATCAGCATCCACAAGGGCTATGGAGACATATGAAGCTTCAGTGTGGTAAAGAACCCCAGTTTCAGTGCTCTCACTGTGACTATCGGTTTACTAGGGGTGATAATTTAAAGAGACATATGGCTGCTCGCCATTATCACCTGCAGAAAAAGTAA